In one window of Camarhynchus parvulus chromosome 18, STF_HiC, whole genome shotgun sequence DNA:
- the NUP85 gene encoding nuclear pore complex protein Nup85 — MDEPDTEPPLVVVPGADPSARQLCFAWGPAEVLVCETLFGRAGTGDGAPSSSRVFVVRRDQDIYIHTLRKLFNESHGIFMGLQRSEEELAGKSRKAQLVQVSKNYRSVIRACMEDMHQAAVSTRDPALQGQYSTQVSILSAMELIWNLCEILFVEAATAGPLLLRLLDWVRLHVCDVDSMVREVLSSESPSKHKLFWNVVDVFVLQGRMDEARHLLSKEASANPASMNMYKILDDLMKKMPVPSLGNTQTLTELELKWQHWHEECQRYLQDGTFASNPHMESICKILLGDEDAILEKKELMTTWYHFLVTRLLYSHPTVKPMELRFYAQSSMDLFLGGESSPEPLDMILMAAFEFEMHQVIKECSIVLSNWWFVAHLTDLLDHCKLLQSHNLYFGSNMREFLLLEYASGLFSHHSLWQLGVDYFDHCPEFGRVYLELHIERIPLSTEQKALKVLRICEQRQMHEQVRSICKIMAMKALRNNRLGSALSWSIRAKDAAFATLISDRFLKDYCEKGCFSDLDLIDNLGPSMLLSDRLTFLGKYREFHRLYGEKRFAEAARLLLTLMTAHIAPCSFWMTLLTDALPLLEQKEVIFSAEQTYELMRCLEDLTAGNPDKQKFQDDDVETTKVEMLRLALARNLARVIVKEGTVEGS, encoded by the exons atgGACGAGCCGGACACGGAGCCGCCGCTCGTG GTGGTGCCGGGCGCGGACCCGTCGGCTCGGCAGCTCTGCTTCGCCTGGGGCCCCGCGGAGGTGCTGGTGTGCGAGACCCTGTTCGGCCGCGCAG GGACCGGGGATGGAGCACCGAGCTCCTCCCGCGTCTTCGTGGTCCGCAGGGACCAGGACATTTACATCCACACCCTGCGGAAACTCTTCAACGAGTCGCACGGGATTTTCATGGGACTGCAGCGGAGCGAGGAGGAGCTGGCGGGGAAGTCGCGGAAGGCGCA ATTGGTTCAAGTGAGTAAAAACTACCGGTCAGTGATAAGAGCCTGCATGGAGGACATGCACCAGGCAGCTG tttcGACCCGGGACCCTGCCTTGCAAGGCCAGTACAGCACTCAG GTTTCCATTCTCTCTGCAATGGAGCTGATCTGGAACCTGTGTGAGATTCTGTTTGTGGAAGCAGCTACAG CTGGGCCCCTCCTGCTGCGCCTCCTGGACTGGGTGCGGCTCCACGTGTGTGACGTGGACAGCATGGTCCGGGAAGTTCTGAGCAGTGAGAGTCCATCCAAACACAAGCTCTTCTGGAACGTG GTGGATGTCTTTGTGCTCCAAGGCCGGATGGATGAAGCACGGCACCTGCTCTCCAAGGAAGCCAGTGCCAATCCCGCATCCATGAACATGTACAAAATCTTAGATGACTTGATGAAGAAGATGCCTGTGCCCAGT CTCGGCAACACCCAGACTctgacagagctggagctgaagtGGCAGCACTGGCACGAGGAATGTCAGCGGTATCTACAGGATGGGACTTTTGCTTCCAATCCCCACATGGAGTCCATCTGCAAG ATCCTGCTGGGAGATGAGGATGCCATTTTGGAGAAGAAGGAGCTCATGACCACCTGGTATCACTTCCTCGTCACCCGGCTCCTGTATTCCCACCCGACGGTGAAGCCGATGGAGCTGCGTTTCTATGCACAg TCTAGTATGGACCTGTTCCTGGGTggagagagcagccctgagcctcTGGACATGATTTTAATGGCAGCCTTTGAATTTGAGATGCATCAAGTGATCAAGGAATGCAG CATTGTCCTGAGCAACTGGTGGTTTGTGGCTCATCTGACTGACCTGTTGGATCACTGCAAACTCCTGCAGTCTCACAATCTCTA ttttggTTCAAATATGCGTGAATTCCTCCTGCTGGAGTATGCCTCAGGACTCTTCTCCCATCACAG CCTGTGGCAGCTGGGGGTGGATTACTTCGACCACTGCCCGGAGTTCGGCCGGGTGTACCTGGAGCTGCACATCGAGCGCATCCCGCTCAGCACGGAGCAGAAGGCCCTCAAGGTGCTGAGGATCTGTGAGCAGAGGCAGATGCATGAACAAG TGCGCAGCATCTGTAAGATCATGGCCATGAAGGCTCTGCGGAACAACCGCCTGGGCTCGGCCCTGTCCTGGAGCATCCGGGCCAAGGACGCAGCGTTTGCCACCCTCATCTCGGACCG ATTCCTTAAGGACTATTGTGAAAAGGGGTGTTTCTCTGACCTGGACCTCATTGACAATCTGGGCCCATCCATGCTGCTCAGTGACCGCCTCACATTCCTTG GCAAGTACCGGGAGTTCCACCGGCTCTACGGCGAGAAGCGGTTCGCGGAGGCGGCGCGGCTGCTGCTGACGCTGATGACGGCTCACATCGCCCCCTGCTCCTTCTGGATGACGCTGCTCACGGACGCGCTCCcgctgctggagcagaaggag GTCATATTTTCAGCAGAGCAGACTTACGAGTTGATGCGATGCCTGGAAGACCTGACAGCAGGGAATCCAGACAAGCAGAAATTCCAG GATGATGATGTTGAGACAACCAAAGTGGAAATGCTGAGACTCGCCCTTGCACGGAACCTCGCACGAGTCATCGTCAAAGAAGGCACCGTGGAAGGATCTTGA